The following are from one region of the Flavobacteriales bacterium genome:
- a CDS encoding murein L,D-transpeptidase catalytic domain family protein — translation MKTFAIALMVIFLRITVCAQSAVTAPYNYSNGNVVTLAGERLSGFINYRHYGYVKFKNKNGGRSKYSPNDIVVFVDTDANRRLVSVHSSANNISYFLHEIVRGEFPLYFSYEFMTSEYHNNIVKGETRQAKFRDEYANAVNGELLIHYDSLNASPFLFSFGDDLIEIPSHNEKFKEVMSKYFIDDASLIERIRNDELGFDDLIEIFEILKVAHPVPEDKMTVEENINLQAGKSKFQEAKEYVNASIYNKDFCIMIDMSIHSGKNRMFVYDFEKDSIIKAGLCSHGCGDNTWGGDETKTSPSFSNAIDSHRSSLGKFLIGERGASEWGINIHYLLHGLDSTNSNALIRSVVLHSRDNVRDYEIYPQGTAEGLGCPVVSNQFMTYLDSILERRKKPTLFWIYN, via the coding sequence ATGAAAACGTTTGCAATAGCCTTGATGGTTATTTTTTTACGAATTACAGTGTGTGCACAAAGTGCGGTAACTGCTCCTTATAATTATTCAAATGGTAATGTTGTTACTCTGGCTGGAGAAAGACTTTCTGGGTTTATCAACTATAGACATTATGGGTATGTGAAATTTAAAAATAAGAATGGTGGCAGATCTAAATATTCTCCAAATGATATAGTTGTATTCGTAGATACAGACGCAAATAGAAGGTTAGTGTCTGTTCATTCTTCTGCTAATAATATAAGTTACTTTCTGCACGAGATAGTTAGAGGAGAATTTCCTTTATATTTTAGTTATGAGTTTATGACGTCAGAGTATCACAATAATATTGTAAAAGGTGAAACAAGACAGGCTAAGTTTCGGGATGAATACGCTAATGCTGTGAATGGAGAACTATTAATTCATTACGATAGTTTAAACGCATCACCGTTCCTTTTTTCTTTCGGCGATGATCTGATAGAAATCCCAAGTCATAACGAGAAATTTAAAGAAGTGATGTCTAAGTATTTTATTGATGATGCCAGTCTTATAGAGAGGATTAGAAATGACGAACTAGGTTTTGATGATTTAATTGAAATATTCGAGATTTTAAAAGTAGCACATCCAGTACCAGAGGATAAGATGACGGTTGAAGAAAATATAAATCTTCAAGCCGGAAAATCAAAATTTCAAGAAGCGAAAGAGTACGTTAATGCCAGTATTTACAACAAAGATTTCTGTATAATGATTGATATGAGTATTCATTCCGGTAAGAATAGAATGTTTGTGTATGATTTCGAAAAAGATTCTATTATAAAGGCTGGATTATGTTCTCATGGGTGTGGCGATAATACATGGGGAGGTGATGAAACGAAAACTTCGCCGAGTTTTAGTAATGCCATTGATAGTCATCGTTCTTCACTAGGGAAGTTTTTAATTGGGGAAAGAGGTGCAAGCGAATGGGGAATAAATATTCATTATTTATTACACGGTCTGGATAGTACTAATAGCAATGCGCTTATCAGGTCGGTCGTGCTTCATTCAAGAGATAATGTGCGTGATTACGAAATTTATCCCCAAGGAACAGCAGAAGGTTTGGGTTGTCCTGTAGTTTCAAATCAATTTATGACTTATTTGGATTCAATTCTTGAAAGGAGGAAAAAGCCAACCTTGTTTTGGATTTATAACTAA